Proteins encoded within one genomic window of Triticum aestivum cultivar Chinese Spring chromosome 2D, IWGSC CS RefSeq v2.1, whole genome shotgun sequence:
- the LOC123053878 gene encoding endoribonuclease Dicer homolog 4 isoform X7, with the protein MNDNSTRFKHHYLNKAISVLSSNILDGTHDDSFDLEMVEPFFSNKIMVLINILSRYRLEENMKCIVFVKRITVARAIAHILQNLKGLDLWKCEFLVGRHSGPKNMSRQKMDAIVENFSSGEVNLLIATSVGEEGLDIQTCCLVVRFDLPETVASFIQSRGRARMTNSKYVVLLERGNHSEEKLLNDYIDGEGIMNGEIDLRTSNDVFDHLEEKSYQVEKTGASISTACSVSLLHRYCYNLPKDMFFNPSPAFIYIDDTEGIICRVILPPNAAFRQVDGQPCQSNDEAKRDACLEALVKLYELGALTDFLLPGSGSRKNKASTTNGSASNSHDDESLREELHEMLIPTILKPSTCKLDCPLNLHFYYIQFFPIPADRHYRIFGLFVINPLPMEAEKLEVDLHLARGRIVKAGMKHLGTISFDEEQMMLARNFQEMFLKVLLDRSEFTVSHVMLLGNSETLQFNSTFYLLLPIKQELYGDIFMIDWPTVKRCLSSPVFKDPTGVSAHGSYLPDESLRLLDNMYSKTDVVGSLIFAPHIKTFFVIDVILNELNARSEYDGATYEDHYKERFGIKLSHPEQPLLHAKQLFNLHNLLHDRLRETTEGGRELMEHFVELPPELCSLKIIGFSKDMCSSLSLLPSLMCRLENLLVAIELKDVMLSSFSEASQISASGILEALTTERCLERISLERFEVLGDAFLKYVVGRHNFLTYEGLDEGQLTSRRSAIVNNSHLYELSIKRNLQVYIRDQHFEPTQFIALGRPCKVVCSADTEVNIHTDSRENCNLRCTKSHHWLHRKTIADAVESLVGAFLVEGGFKAAFAFLHWVGIDVDFKDSSLYRVLDASSINLSLTNHTDVDELEELIGYNFKHKGLILEAFVHPSFNKHSGGCYQKLEFLGDAVLEYLITSYLYSAYPDLKPGQITDLKSLAVSNNSLAYVAVQKGIHKYLIKDSNYLSTAVNKFENYIRLPNSEKDLVEEPACPKVLGDIVESCVAAVLLDSGFNLNYVWTLVLMLLEPVLSFSDMHMNPMREIRELCQCHELELGLPEPMKADGEYHVKVEVNINSQVISSAAANRNSKVARKFAAQETLSKLKNYGYTHKNKSLEEILRDARKKEPELLGYNEEPIKVEADISAEMNNLKIGKERDANISFQNTEISIRGTLRTSSQRTAGNTMFSKDDVSIERNNQLKVAKQNACLPKGTTQKNIRKEYHGDMVNKTAKSFLFEVCAVSYWKPPEFELCKEEGPSHLRRFTYKVTVQIRGPSETLLECYSDAQLQKKAAQEHAAQGALWYLRQHGYLPKDEVRV; encoded by the exons ATGAACGACAATTCTACCAGATTTAAGCATCACTACCTAAACAAAGCAATTTCTGTTCTGAGTAGCAACATATTAGACG GTACCCATGATGATTCATTTGATCTGGAGATGGTAGAACCTTTCTTCTCAAATAAAATTATGGTTCTTATTAATATTCTCTCGAGATACAG GCTAGAGGAAAACATGAAGTGCATAGTTTTCGTGAAAAGAATAACTGTTGCAAGAGCAATAGcacatatcctccaaaatttgaAAGGCCTTGATCTTTGGAAATGTGAGTTCCTTGTGGGACGCCACTCGGGACCAAAGAATATGTCAAGGCAGAAGATGGATGCTATTGTTGAAAATTTCTCTTCTGGCGAG GTGAATCTTTTGATTGCTACCAGTGTAGGTGAAGAGGGTCTGGACATTCAGACTTGTTGCCTTGTTGTGCGGTTTGATCTTCCAGAAACTGTTGCCAGTTTTATCCAGTCCAGGGGACGTGCTCGGATGACAAATTCTAAATATGTTGTTCTCCTGGAGAG GGGAAATCATTCTGAAGAAAAGTTGCTTAATGACTATATTGATGGTGAAGGCATTATGAATGGAGAGATAGACTTGAGAACTTCAAATGATGTGTTTGATCACCTCGAGGAGAAAAGTTATCAAGTGGAAAAAACGGGTGCTTCCATTAGCACCGCATGTAGTGTATCTCTACTACATCGCTACTGCTACAACCTTCCCAAGGACAT GTTCTTTAATCCTTCCCCGGCATTCATCTACATTGATGACACTGAGGGGATAATCTGCAGAGTAATTCTTCCACCAAATGCTGCTTTTCGTCAAGTGGATGGCCAACCATGCCAATCAAATGACGAGGCTAAGAGGGATGCATGCTTAGAGGCATTGGTGAAATTGTATGAATTGGGTGCTTTGACAGATTTTCTTCTGCCTGGTTCAGGTTCAAGAAAGAACAAGGCATCAACAACAAACGGTTCAGCAAGCAACAGTCATGATG ATGAAAGTCTAAGAGAAGAGCTTCATGAGATGTTAATTCCCACAATTCTCAAACCTTCAACATGCAAACTGGACTGTCCATTGAACTTGCATTTCTACTATATTCAATTCTTTCCCATACCAGCAGACAGACATTATCGGATATTTGGTCTTTTTGTGATCAACCCCCTTCCTATGGAAGCTGAAAAGTTGGAGGTTGATTTGCATCTGGCTCGTGGCAGGATTGTGAAAGCAGGAATGAAACATTTAGGAACGATATCATTTGACGAAGAACAG ATGATGCTTGCACGCAATTTCCAAGAAATGTTTCTGAAGGTTCTCCTGGACAGATCTGAGTTCACTGTATCTCATGTTATGTTGTTGGGCAACAGTGAAACACTACAGTTTAATTCAACCTTTTACCTGCTGCTTCCAATCAAGCAGGAATTGTATGGTGATATATTTATGATTGACTGGCCAACAGTTAAGCGCTGTTTATCATCACCGGTTTTTAAAGATCCAACTGGTGTGTCTGCGCATGGATCATATTTGCCAGATGAGTCTTTAAGGCTTCTTGATAATATGTACAGTAAAACTGATGTCGTTGGCAGTCTAATCTTTGCTCCCCATATTAAGACATTTTTCGTCATTGATGTCATTCTGAACGAACTAAATGCTAGAAGTGAATACGATGGTGCTACTTATGAAGATCATTACAAGGAAAG GTTTGGTATCAAACTATCACATCCCGAGCAGCCACTTCTGCACGCTAAGCAGCTCTTCAATCTGCATAATTTGCTTCATGACCGATTACGGGAGACCACAG AAGGAGGTCGTGAATTGATGGAGCACTTTGTGGAGTTGCCTCCAGAGCTATGCTCTTTGAAGATAATTGGGTTTTCAAAGGATATGTGTAGCTCCCTGTCTTTGTTACCATCGTTGATGTGTCGGTTGGAGAATTTGCTGGTAGCTATTGAGTTGAAGGATGTCATGTTGTCTTCATTCTCAGAGGCTTCTCAAATTAGTGCTTCTGGT ATCCTTGAAGCACTTACCACCGAAAGGTGTTTGGAGAGGATTTCTTTGGAGCGCTTTGAAGTCTTAGGTGATGCTTTTTTGAAGTATGTGGTTGGACGTCACAACTTTCTTACATATGAAGGACTTGATGAAGGGCAATTGACCAGCAGACGTTCTGCTATAGTGAATAATTCACATTTATATGAGTTATCAATCAAAAGAAATTTGCAG GTGTACATACGGGATCAACACTTTGAACCGACACAGTTCATTGCACTGGGAAGGCCTTGTAAAGTTGTTTGCAGTGCTGACACAGAAGTGAATATACACACAGATAGCCGAGAAAACTGTAACTTGAGGTGTACAAAGTCGCATCATTGGTTGCATAGGAAGACTATAGCGGATGCTGTTGAATCGCTTGTCGGAGCATTTCTTGTTGAAGGTGGATTCAAAGCTGCATTTGCATTCCTTCACTGGGTGGGAATAGATGTTGATTTCAAAGATTCATCTCTATATAGAGTATTAGATGCAAGCTCCATCAATTTATCTCTCACGAACCACACCGACGTCGATGAGCTTGAGGAATTAATCGGTTACAATTTCAAACATAAGGGTCTAATTCTCGAAGCATTTGTGCATCCTTCATTCAATAAACATTCTGGAGGATGCTACCAG AAATTGGAGTTCCTTGGAGAtgctgttttggaatatttgataaCCTCATACCTCTACTCAGCTTATCCTGATCTAAAGCCTGGTCAAATAACCGATTTAAAATCGTTAGCTGTCAGTAATAATTCGCTTGCATATGTGGCAGTCCAGAAAGGTATCCATAAGTATCTTATAAAGGATTCAAATTATCTTTCAACAGCAGTGAATAAGTTTGAGAATTATATTAGACTTCCCAATTCAGAAAAAGACTTGGTAGAAGAACCAGCATGCCCAAAG GTTCTTGGTGATATTGTCGAATCTTGTGTTGCTGCAGTTCTTTTAGATTCAGGATTCAACCTGAACTACGTTTGGACGCTAGTGCTTATGCTTCTAGAGCCAGTGTTGAGCTTCTCTGACATGCACATGAATCCCATGAGAGAAATTCGGGAACTTTGTCAATGTCATGAACTTGAGTTGGGCCTTCCCGAACCTATGAAAGCCGATGGAGAGTACCACGTCAAAGTGGAAGTTAACATAAACAGCCAGGTGATAAGTTCTGCCGCTGCAAATCGGAATTCAAAAGTTGCTAGGAAGTTTGCTGCACAAGAAACACTTTCTAAACTGAAG AATTATGGATACACACATAAAAACAAGTCACTGGAAGAGATTTTGCGAGATGCTAGGAAGAAAGAACCAGAACTACTAGGTTATAATGAAGAACCAATCAAAGTCGAGGCTGACATATCTGCAGAAATGAATAATCTGAAGATAGGTAAAGAAAGGGATGCAAACATCTCTTTCCAAAATACGGAAATTTCTATTCGTGGGACTCTTAGAACCTCTAGCCAAAGAACAGCAGGGAATACCATGTTTTCCAAGGATGATGTCAGTATTGAAAGGAATAATCAGCTCAAGGTTGCAAAGCAGAATGCCTGTCTGCCGAAGGGAACAACTCAGAAAAATATTAGAAAGGAGTATCATG GTGATATGGTAAATAAAACAGCAAAGTCTTTCCTTTTTGAAGTATGTGCCGTAAGTTATTGGAAACCCCCTGAATTTGAATTGTGCAAAGAAGAAGGGCCAAGCCACCTCCGAAG ATTCACGTACAAGGTTACAGTTCAGATCAGGGGACCCTCGGAGACACTCTTGGAGTGCTACAGCGATGCTCAACTACAGAAGAAGGCCGCACAAGAGCATGCCGCGCAGGGGGCTCTGTGGTATCTCAGGCAACATGGGTACCTACCCAAAGATGAAGTTCGTGTGTAG
- the LOC123053878 gene encoding endoribonuclease Dicer homolog 4 isoform X5, with product MEVHTYVPLSQSNLTVTYNKELDRSKLESERILRESLYDFKDSQKKLKSLGRLHGNLVFCLQELGSFGALQAAKAFLLSFDGDVLDRKESDMNDNSTRFKHHYLNKAISVLSSNILDGTHDDSFDLEMVEPFFSNKIMVLINILSRYRLEENMKCIVFVKRITVARAIAHILQNLKGLDLWKCEFLVGRHSGPKNMSRQKMDAIVENFSSGEVNLLIATSVGEEGLDIQTCCLVVRFDLPETVASFIQSRGRARMTNSKYVVLLERGNHSEEKLLNDYIDGEGIMNGEIDLRTSNDVFDHLEEKSYQVEKTGASISTACSVSLLHRYCYNLPKDMFFNPSPAFIYIDDTEGIICRVILPPNAAFRQVDGQPCQSNDEAKRDACLEALVKLYELGALTDFLLPGSGSRKNKASTTNGSASNSHDDESLREELHEMLIPTILKPSTCKLDCPLNLHFYYIQFFPIPADRHYRIFGLFVINPLPMEAEKLEVDLHLARGRIVKAGMKHLGTISFDEEQMMLARNFQEMFLKVLLDRSEFTVSHVMLLGNSETLQFNSTFYLLLPIKQELYGDIFMIDWPTVKRCLSSPVFKDPTGVSAHGSYLPDESLRLLDNMYSKTDVVGSLIFAPHIKTFFVIDVILNELNARSEYDGATYEDHYKERFGIKLSHPEQPLLHAKQLFNLHNLLHDRLRETTEGGRELMEHFVELPPELCSLKIIGFSKDMCSSLSLLPSLMCRLENLLVAIELKDVMLSSFSEASQISASGILEALTTERCLERISLERFEVLGDAFLKYVVGRHNFLTYEGLDEGQLTSRRSAIVNNSHLYELSIKRNLQVYIRDQHFEPTQFIALGRPCKVVCSADTEVNIHTDSRENCNLRCTKSHHWLHRKTIADAVESLVGAFLVEGGFKAAFAFLHWVGIDVDFKDSSLYRVLDASSINLSLTNHTDVDELEELIGYNFKHKGLILEAFVHPSFNKHSGGCYQKLEFLGDAVLEYLITSYLYSAYPDLKPGQITDLKSLAVSNNSLAYVAVQKGIHKYLIKDSNYLSTAVNKFENYIRLPNSEKDLVEEPACPKVLGDIVESCVAAVLLDSGFNLNYVWTLVLMLLEPVLSFSDMHMNPMREIRELCQCHELELGLPEPMKADGEYHVKVEVNINSQVISSAAANRNSKVARKFAAQETLSKLKNYGYTHKNKSLEEILRDARKKEPELLGYNEEPIKVEADISAEMNNLKIGKERDANISFQNTEISIRGTLRTSSQRTAGNTMFSKDDVSIERNNQLKVAKQNACLPKGTTQKNIRKEYHGDMVNKTAKSFLFEVCAVSYWKPPEFELCKEEGPSHLRRFTYKVTVQIRGPSETLLECYSDAQLQKKAAQEHAAQGALWYLRQHGYLPKDEVRV from the exons GCTGCAAAGGCTTTCCTCCTTTCATTTGATGGTGATGTTTTGGACAGAAAGGAGTCTGACATGAACGACAATTCTACCAGATTTAAGCATCACTACCTAAACAAAGCAATTTCTGTTCTGAGTAGCAACATATTAGACG GTACCCATGATGATTCATTTGATCTGGAGATGGTAGAACCTTTCTTCTCAAATAAAATTATGGTTCTTATTAATATTCTCTCGAGATACAG GCTAGAGGAAAACATGAAGTGCATAGTTTTCGTGAAAAGAATAACTGTTGCAAGAGCAATAGcacatatcctccaaaatttgaAAGGCCTTGATCTTTGGAAATGTGAGTTCCTTGTGGGACGCCACTCGGGACCAAAGAATATGTCAAGGCAGAAGATGGATGCTATTGTTGAAAATTTCTCTTCTGGCGAG GTGAATCTTTTGATTGCTACCAGTGTAGGTGAAGAGGGTCTGGACATTCAGACTTGTTGCCTTGTTGTGCGGTTTGATCTTCCAGAAACTGTTGCCAGTTTTATCCAGTCCAGGGGACGTGCTCGGATGACAAATTCTAAATATGTTGTTCTCCTGGAGAG GGGAAATCATTCTGAAGAAAAGTTGCTTAATGACTATATTGATGGTGAAGGCATTATGAATGGAGAGATAGACTTGAGAACTTCAAATGATGTGTTTGATCACCTCGAGGAGAAAAGTTATCAAGTGGAAAAAACGGGTGCTTCCATTAGCACCGCATGTAGTGTATCTCTACTACATCGCTACTGCTACAACCTTCCCAAGGACAT GTTCTTTAATCCTTCCCCGGCATTCATCTACATTGATGACACTGAGGGGATAATCTGCAGAGTAATTCTTCCACCAAATGCTGCTTTTCGTCAAGTGGATGGCCAACCATGCCAATCAAATGACGAGGCTAAGAGGGATGCATGCTTAGAGGCATTGGTGAAATTGTATGAATTGGGTGCTTTGACAGATTTTCTTCTGCCTGGTTCAGGTTCAAGAAAGAACAAGGCATCAACAACAAACGGTTCAGCAAGCAACAGTCATGATG ATGAAAGTCTAAGAGAAGAGCTTCATGAGATGTTAATTCCCACAATTCTCAAACCTTCAACATGCAAACTGGACTGTCCATTGAACTTGCATTTCTACTATATTCAATTCTTTCCCATACCAGCAGACAGACATTATCGGATATTTGGTCTTTTTGTGATCAACCCCCTTCCTATGGAAGCTGAAAAGTTGGAGGTTGATTTGCATCTGGCTCGTGGCAGGATTGTGAAAGCAGGAATGAAACATTTAGGAACGATATCATTTGACGAAGAACAG ATGATGCTTGCACGCAATTTCCAAGAAATGTTTCTGAAGGTTCTCCTGGACAGATCTGAGTTCACTGTATCTCATGTTATGTTGTTGGGCAACAGTGAAACACTACAGTTTAATTCAACCTTTTACCTGCTGCTTCCAATCAAGCAGGAATTGTATGGTGATATATTTATGATTGACTGGCCAACAGTTAAGCGCTGTTTATCATCACCGGTTTTTAAAGATCCAACTGGTGTGTCTGCGCATGGATCATATTTGCCAGATGAGTCTTTAAGGCTTCTTGATAATATGTACAGTAAAACTGATGTCGTTGGCAGTCTAATCTTTGCTCCCCATATTAAGACATTTTTCGTCATTGATGTCATTCTGAACGAACTAAATGCTAGAAGTGAATACGATGGTGCTACTTATGAAGATCATTACAAGGAAAG GTTTGGTATCAAACTATCACATCCCGAGCAGCCACTTCTGCACGCTAAGCAGCTCTTCAATCTGCATAATTTGCTTCATGACCGATTACGGGAGACCACAG AAGGAGGTCGTGAATTGATGGAGCACTTTGTGGAGTTGCCTCCAGAGCTATGCTCTTTGAAGATAATTGGGTTTTCAAAGGATATGTGTAGCTCCCTGTCTTTGTTACCATCGTTGATGTGTCGGTTGGAGAATTTGCTGGTAGCTATTGAGTTGAAGGATGTCATGTTGTCTTCATTCTCAGAGGCTTCTCAAATTAGTGCTTCTGGT ATCCTTGAAGCACTTACCACCGAAAGGTGTTTGGAGAGGATTTCTTTGGAGCGCTTTGAAGTCTTAGGTGATGCTTTTTTGAAGTATGTGGTTGGACGTCACAACTTTCTTACATATGAAGGACTTGATGAAGGGCAATTGACCAGCAGACGTTCTGCTATAGTGAATAATTCACATTTATATGAGTTATCAATCAAAAGAAATTTGCAG GTGTACATACGGGATCAACACTTTGAACCGACACAGTTCATTGCACTGGGAAGGCCTTGTAAAGTTGTTTGCAGTGCTGACACAGAAGTGAATATACACACAGATAGCCGAGAAAACTGTAACTTGAGGTGTACAAAGTCGCATCATTGGTTGCATAGGAAGACTATAGCGGATGCTGTTGAATCGCTTGTCGGAGCATTTCTTGTTGAAGGTGGATTCAAAGCTGCATTTGCATTCCTTCACTGGGTGGGAATAGATGTTGATTTCAAAGATTCATCTCTATATAGAGTATTAGATGCAAGCTCCATCAATTTATCTCTCACGAACCACACCGACGTCGATGAGCTTGAGGAATTAATCGGTTACAATTTCAAACATAAGGGTCTAATTCTCGAAGCATTTGTGCATCCTTCATTCAATAAACATTCTGGAGGATGCTACCAG AAATTGGAGTTCCTTGGAGAtgctgttttggaatatttgataaCCTCATACCTCTACTCAGCTTATCCTGATCTAAAGCCTGGTCAAATAACCGATTTAAAATCGTTAGCTGTCAGTAATAATTCGCTTGCATATGTGGCAGTCCAGAAAGGTATCCATAAGTATCTTATAAAGGATTCAAATTATCTTTCAACAGCAGTGAATAAGTTTGAGAATTATATTAGACTTCCCAATTCAGAAAAAGACTTGGTAGAAGAACCAGCATGCCCAAAG GTTCTTGGTGATATTGTCGAATCTTGTGTTGCTGCAGTTCTTTTAGATTCAGGATTCAACCTGAACTACGTTTGGACGCTAGTGCTTATGCTTCTAGAGCCAGTGTTGAGCTTCTCTGACATGCACATGAATCCCATGAGAGAAATTCGGGAACTTTGTCAATGTCATGAACTTGAGTTGGGCCTTCCCGAACCTATGAAAGCCGATGGAGAGTACCACGTCAAAGTGGAAGTTAACATAAACAGCCAGGTGATAAGTTCTGCCGCTGCAAATCGGAATTCAAAAGTTGCTAGGAAGTTTGCTGCACAAGAAACACTTTCTAAACTGAAG AATTATGGATACACACATAAAAACAAGTCACTGGAAGAGATTTTGCGAGATGCTAGGAAGAAAGAACCAGAACTACTAGGTTATAATGAAGAACCAATCAAAGTCGAGGCTGACATATCTGCAGAAATGAATAATCTGAAGATAGGTAAAGAAAGGGATGCAAACATCTCTTTCCAAAATACGGAAATTTCTATTCGTGGGACTCTTAGAACCTCTAGCCAAAGAACAGCAGGGAATACCATGTTTTCCAAGGATGATGTCAGTATTGAAAGGAATAATCAGCTCAAGGTTGCAAAGCAGAATGCCTGTCTGCCGAAGGGAACAACTCAGAAAAATATTAGAAAGGAGTATCATG GTGATATGGTAAATAAAACAGCAAAGTCTTTCCTTTTTGAAGTATGTGCCGTAAGTTATTGGAAACCCCCTGAATTTGAATTGTGCAAAGAAGAAGGGCCAAGCCACCTCCGAAG ATTCACGTACAAGGTTACAGTTCAGATCAGGGGACCCTCGGAGACACTCTTGGAGTGCTACAGCGATGCTCAACTACAGAAGAAGGCCGCACAAGAGCATGCCGCGCAGGGGGCTCTGTGGTATCTCAGGCAACATGGGTACCTACCCAAAGATGAAGTTCGTGTGTAG